A window from Drosophila yakuba strain Tai18E2 chromosome 3L, Prin_Dyak_Tai18E2_2.1, whole genome shotgun sequence encodes these proteins:
- the LOC26535385 gene encoding uncharacterized protein LOC26535385 has protein sequence MSFNCRFLLIILTGSLLPTYGQKNVSIIEDGKCLDCRKESKDYCRIEATGFSCYEGEFYRRLGHLKDEFPKTTEKVDVCLAPGMHIDRKNAKICCVWSPEIGCQVLLSEDHQGEFCFTCRVKYKMEYKGLLSCPCLKNEGSRQAYVKTLNTFMFTCLFTKLLFSSTAGL, from the exons ATGTCTTTTAATTGTAGATTCTTACTCATTATACTCACTGGGAGCCTGTTACCCACCTATGGCCAAAAAAATGTGTCCATAATAGAAGATGGAAAATGCTTGGACTGTAGAAAGGAAAGTAAGGATTATTGTCGGATTGAAGCGACAGGATTTAGTTGTTATGAAGGAGAATTTTATAGGCGGTTGGGTCATCTGAAAGATGAATTCCCCAAAACAACCGAAAAAGTGGACGTATGCCTTGCACCCGGAATGCATATCG ATagaaaaaatgccaaaatatgCTGCGTTTGGTCGCCCGAAATCGGCTGTCAAGTCCTTTTAAGTGAAGATCACCAAGGCGAATTTTGCTTCACTTGCAGAGtgaaatataaaatggaaTACAAAGGCCTGCTTTCCTGTCCGTGCCTAAAAAATGAAGGATCACGCCAAGCCTATGTGAAAACATTGAACACCTTTATGTTTACTTGTTTATTCACAAAGTTATTATTCAGTTCCACGGCGGGGCTATAg
- the LOC6534103 gene encoding protein phosphatase 1 regulatory subunit 3C-B, whose amino-acid sequence MISHSPPIFSHSPPVSFLADFMSGHPRQSLNYNDEPNRASRYCRPQVITLASKAMVNNASAAVQGQGPSQKAGATPLGVGSRSGRSYLERMASAPLLTNQPKSCLSRKSCLHKSQNSTASSADLSPTDADVTDSASHSCMCSKDSDSNCEVSRGPKKHVIFADDEGLSLTEVRVMSEPSNVPPYWSMKFLEQITQGLVSPHPPDQWTVDFKQPASDYLSFRQKIDRDFVSLENVIVKDEESIVVGTIKVKNIDFQKEIIVRVTWDDWKSQQDIFCTYARAYGPATCAHVVFDTFSFKITLPPSSKRLEFCICYRTNETEYWDNNDGKNYTISKRSPFYYNALSPYDKGQNRNSSQQIRSTLTDALAKVQDQNGWHQEPHTPYW is encoded by the exons atgatttcGCACAGTCCGCCCATATTCAGTCACAGTCCACCCGTTAGTTTTCTGGCGGACTTCATGAGCGGACATCCCCGTCAATCGTTGAA TTACAATGACGAGCCCAACAGAGCGTCGCGCTACTGCCGGCCCCAAGTGATAACTCTGGCCTCCAAAGCCATGGTCAACAACGCCTCGGCGGCGGTCCAGGGCCAGGGTCCCAGTCAGAAGGCGGGTGCCACGCCCCTGGGCGTGGGCAGTCGGTCCGGGCGGAGTTACCTGGAGCGAATGGCTTCGGCGCCGCTGCTCACCAATCAGCCCAAATCCTGTCTCAGCCGCAAATCCTGCCTGCACAAATCCCAGAACAGTACGGCCAGTTCCGCAGATCTCTCGCCGACGGACGCCGATGTCACGGACAGTGCCAGCCATAGCTGTATGTGCAGCAAGGACAGCGACAGCAACTGCGAAGTGAG CCGTGGCCCCAAAAAGCATGTGATCTTCGCTGATGATGAGGGTCTATCGCTAACCGAGGTTCGTGTGATGTCCGAACCCTCGAATGTGCCGCCCTATTGGAGCATGAAGTTTCTGGAGCAAATTACACAGGGCCTGGTCAGTCCACATCCTCCGGATCAGTGGACAGTGGACTTCAAGCAGCCAGCCTCAGACTATCTATCATTTAG ACAAAAGATAGACCGTGATTTTGTTTCCCTGGAGAATGTGATCGTCAAGGATGAGGAGTCGATTGTGGTGGGCACCATCAAGGTGAAGAACATTGACTTCCAGAAGGAGATCATTGTCCGTGTGACCTGGGATGATTGGAAGAGCCAGCAGGACATCTTCTGTACATACGCCAGGGCCTATGGACCGGCTACTTGTGCTCATGTAGTCTTCGATACATTCTCCTTCAAGATCACCTTGCCGCCATCCTCCAAGCGCCTGGAATTCTGCATCTGCTACCGCACCAACGAAACAGAATATTGGGATAATAATGAT GGCAAAAACTACACCATCAGCAAGCGATCGCCCTTTTATTACAACGCCTTGTCGCCCTATGATAAGGGTCAGAATCGCAACTCGAGCCAGCAAATAAGGTCCACCCTGACCGATGCCTTGGCCAAGGTGCAAGACCAAAATGGCTGGCACCAGGAGCCACATACGCCGTATTGGTGA
- the LOC6534102 gene encoding phosphate carrier protein, mitochondrial: MFSSFFETARNSPFRTPLTMARCDAAAPVVDPQPVEGRQIAAAATPVAQQQQDSCEFGSSKYFALCGIGGILSCGTTHTFVVPLDLVKCRLQVDQAKYKNLVHGFKVTVAEEGARGLAKGWFPTLLGYSAQGLCKFGLYEVFKVKYADIIGEENAYLYRTSLYLAASASAEFFADIALAPFEAAKVKIQTIPGFANNFREAVPKMLKEEGVNAFYKGLVPLWMRQIPYTMMKFACFERTVELLYKYVVPKPRADCTKGEQLIVTFAAGYIAGVFCAVVSHPADVVVSKLNQAKGASAISVAKSLGFSGMWNGLTPRIIMIGTLTALQWFIYDGVKVALGIPRPPPPEMPASLKAKQH; this comes from the exons ATGTTCTCCAGCTTCTTTGAAACTGCCCGGAACTCGCCATTCCGCACCCCCCTCACGATGGCCAGATGCGATGCCGCCGCCCCAGTGGTGGATCCCCAGCCGGTTGAAGGTCGCCAgatcgccgccgccgccactccggtggcccagcagcagcaggactCTTGCGAGTTCGGCAGCAGCAAGTACTTCGCTCTGTGCGGAATCGGTGGCATCCTCAGCTGCGGCACCACCCACACCTTCGTCGTGCCACTGGATCTGGTCAAGTGCCGTCTGCAGGTCGACCAGGCCAAGTACAAGAATCTGGTGCACGGATTCAAGGTCACCGTCGCGGAGGAGGGCGCCCGCGGACTGGCCAAGGGCTGGTTCCCCACCCTGCTCGGCTACTCGGCACAG GGTCTCTGCAAGTTCGGTCTGTACGAGGTGTTCAAGGTAAAGTACGCCGATATCATTGGCGAGGAGAACGCCTACCTGTACCGCACCTCCTTGTATCTGGCTGCTTCCGCTTCGGCCGAGTTCTTCGCCGATATCGCTCTGGCGCCGTTCGAGGCCGCCAAGGTCAAGATCCAGACCATTCCCGGATTCGCCAACAACTTCCGCGAGGCCGTGCCTAAGATGCTGAAGGAGGAGGGCGTCAATGCCTTCTACAAGGGTCTGGTTCCCCTGTGGATGCGACAGATCCCCTACACCATGATGAAGTTCGCTTGCTTCGAGCGCACTGTGGAGCTGCTCTACAA GTATGTGGTGCCCAAGCCCCGTGCCGACTGCACCAAGGGCGAGCAGCTAATCGTGACCTTCGCCGCTGGCTACATCGCCGGTGTGTTCTGCGCCGTGGTGTCGCATCCCGCTGATGTGGTGGTCTCCAAGCTGAACCAGGCCAAGGGAGCCAGCGCCATTAGCGTGGCCAAGTCGCTGGGCTTCAGTGGCATGTGGAACGGATTGACTCCTCGTATTATCATGATCGGTACCCTGACCGCTCTGCAGTGGTTCATCTACGATGGTGTGAAGGTCGCCCTCGGCATTCCccgcccaccaccaccagagATGCCCGCTAGCCTGAAGGCCAAGCAGCATTAA